A stretch of Chroicocephalus ridibundus chromosome 24, bChrRid1.1, whole genome shotgun sequence DNA encodes these proteins:
- the RAPGEF3 gene encoding rap guanine nucleotide exchange factor 3 isoform X3 encodes MAPGNSSSPGGSVSSLLATCFPHPGAGKSLPALSLPQASSPGCRSLASAGHRSPASPSSSVLHLPRVQVPPCHHVPGEDGGDRAGPLTPPLPGEAPGGDGKPLAGCRAFGGCGWARTFSGAVKPEITPVVFLGIPNKSSARAWNGRRWPWPPARPPTAAGFLETSRIRAPARPTPLLDAESTLDYGHSLTQASSEKIWRAGKLLFIHLTSTRPGLIRDHKHHLRHHRQCCSGKELVDWLLSAGLAVQTRSQAVGVCQVLVDGGVLTHVKQEWHFQDKDTQFYRFAELELSPESGTGLRDAEELLEALAFLAQLGPDALLTMALRKPPAQRTEDELELIFEELLHIKAVAHLSNSVKRELASVLMFESHQRAGTVLFSQGDKGTSWYIIWKGSVNVVTHGKGLVATLHEGDDFGQLALVNDAPRAATIILREDNCHFLRVDKQDFNHILKDVEANTVRLKEHGKVVLVLQKNLQGGSNQPAAARSSSRYFVMAGTPEKILEHLLEFMRLDATLYDPVDTLLGDFLLTYTVFMPTSQLCRALLHHFRAEPLEGSEQEKATYSLHKRRKILRLVSQWVLLYGRLLQGDRSTTALLQNLADLASQDPRLGGLGQEQAQDRRRPRALENGDGSVSPQPKARSSVNWLTSQEEAIPGSSCALRAQDKVPYEIYRPDHSCLITVLPVNASVRDVLRSLAPRLGRDREHILVKVNSAGEKVGLQPDAMGVFTALGLNERLFAVSVEELGSLTPHPEQLGPHVGSSETLDLISSKDLASHLTDYDWNLFKSIHQVEMIHYIVGPQKFHDVTTANLERVMRRFNELQYWVATELCLCPEVGRRAQLLRKFIKLAAHLKEQKNLNSFFAVMFGVSNTAVSRLAKTWERLPHKIRKLHSALERMLDPSWNHRVYRLAVAKLSPPIIPFVPLLLKDMTFIHEGNRTLAENLINFEKMHMMAKTVRVLQRCRGHAHAPLSPLRNRSPHRPEDPKAVRISTCSEQSLSVRSPVSTWAYLQHLKAIDSQKELLRLSHDLES; translated from the exons ATGGCTCCTGGAAACTCCTCCTCGCCTGGTGGCTCCGTCTCATCCCTCCTGGCAACTTGTTTCCCTCATCCCGGTGCCGGCAAATCCCTCCCAGCTCTTTCTTTGCCACAAGCCTCCAGCCCAGGCTGCCGTTCCCTGGCATCAGCGGGACATCGCAGCCCGGCGTCCCCAAGCAGCTCCGTCCTTCACCTTCCCAGAGTACAAGTGCCACCATGTCACCACGTTCCTGGAGAGGACGGAGGGGACAGAGCAggtcccctgaccccccccctccccggcgaGGCTCCCGGGGGGGATGGCAAGCCCCTGGCTGGCTGCCGGGCCTTTGGAGGCTGCGGATGGGCGAGGACTTTCTCCGGAGCCGTAAAGCCTGAAATAACTCCTGTTGTTTTCCTCGGGATCCCAAACAAAAGCAGCGCGCGAGCGTGGAATGGTCGCCGTTGGCCttggccgcccgcccgcccgcccaccgCTGCCGGATTTCTGGAGACAAGCAGGATCCGAGCGCCCGCGCGTCCC ACTCCACTTTTGGACGCGGAATCCACCCTGGATTATGGACACAGCCTTACCCAG GCATCCTCGGAGAAGATCTGGCGAGCCGGGAAGCTCCTCTTCATCCACCTCACCAGCACCCGCCCCGGCCTCATCCGGGACCACAAGCATCACCTGCGGCATCACAG GCAGTGCTGCTCGGGGAAGGAGCTGGTGGACTGGCTGCTGAGCGCCGGGCTGGCCGTGCAGACACGCAGCCAGGCCGTCGGCGTCTGCCAGGTGCTGGTGGACGGAGGTGTCCTGACCCACG tgAAGCAGGAGTGGCATTTCCAGGACAAGGACACCCAGTTTTACCGCTTTGCCGAGCTGGAGCTGAGCCCTGAGTCCGGCACGGGGCTGCGGGATgcggaggagctgctggaggcactgGCCTTCCTGGCCCAGCTGGGTCCCGACGCGTTGCTCACCATGGCCCTGCGCAAGCC gCCTGCCCAGCGCACGGAGGACGAGCTGGAGCTCATATTTGAGGAGCTCCTCCACATCAAAGCCGTGGCTCATCTCTCCAACTCG GTGAAGCGGGAGCTGGCATCCGTGCTGATGTTCGAGTCGCACCAGAGAGCTGGCACCGTGT TGTTCAGCCAAGGAGATAAGGGCACATCGTGGTACATCATCTGGAAGGGCTCGGTGAACGTGGTCACCCATGGCAAG GGCTTGGTGGCCACCCTGCACGAGGGGGACGACTTTGGGCAGCTGGCACTGGTGAACGACGCGCCCCGGGCGGCCACCATCATCCTGCGAGAGGACAACTGCCACTTCCTCCGGGTGGACAAGCAGGACTTCAACCACATCCTCAAG GATGTGGAAGCCAACACCGTGCGCCTGAAGGAGCACGGGAAGGTGGTGCTCGTCCTGCAGAAGAACCTGCAGGGTGGCAGCAACCAGCCAGCCGCGGCACGGAGCAGCAG CAGGTACTTCGTGATGGCTGGGACGCCGGAGAAGATCCTCGAGCATCTGCTGGAGTTCATGAGGCTCGACGCCACGCTCTACGACCCCGTGG ATACCCTGCTGGGGGATTTCCTGCTGACTTACACCGTGTTCATGCCGACCtcgcagctctgcagagctctgctgcaccA TTTCCGCGCGGAGCCGCTGGAGGGCTCGGAGCAGGAGAAGGCCACCTACTCCCTGCACAAGCGGCGGAAGATCCTGCGGCTGGTGAGCCAGTGGGTGCTGCTCTACGGGCGGCTGCTGCAGGGCGACCGCAGCACCACGGCTCTGCTGCAG AACCTCGCCGACCTGGCGAGCCAGGACCCCCGCCTGGGAGGGCTGGGCCAGGAGCAAGCGCAGGACCGCCGGCGGCCCCGAGC GCTGGAGAACGGAGACGGCAGCGTTTCTCCCCAGCCCAAG GCTCGGAGCTCGGTGAACTGGCTCACGAGCCAGGAGGAGGCCATTCCGGGCAGCAGCTGTGCCTTAAGAGCCCAGGACAAAG TGCCCTACGAGATCTACAGACCGGACCACTCGTGCCTGATCACGGTGCTGCCCGTCAACGCCTCGGTGCGGGACGTCCTGCGGTCCCTCGCCCCCCGGCTGGGCCGGGACCGGGAGCACATCCTAGTGAAGGTGAATTCGGCCGGAG AGAAAGTGGGGCTGCAGCCGGACGCCATGGGGGTGTTCACGGCGCTGGGGCTCAACGAGAGGCTCTTTGCCGTGAGCGTGGAGGAACTGGGCAGCCTG ACCCCCCACCCCGAGCAGCTGGGTCCCCACGTCGGCTCCTCAGAGACCCTGGACCTCATCAGCTCCAAGGACCTGGCCAGCCACCTCACCGACTACGACTGGAACCTCTTCAAGAGCATCCACCAG GTGGAAATGATCCACTACATCGTCGGGCCGCAGAAGTTTCACGACGTGACCACGGCCAACCTGGAGCGGGTCATGCGGCGCTTCAACGAGCTGCAGTACTGGGTGGCCACGGAGCTGTGCCTCTGCCCCGAGGTGGGCAGGCGAGCCCAGCTCCTCCGCAAGTTCATCAAACTGGCCGCACA CCTCAaggagcagaagaacctgaaTTCCTTCTTCGCGGTGATGTTTGGTGTGAGCAACACGGCCGTCAGCCGGCTGGCCAAGACCTGGGAG AGGCTGCCCCACAAGATCCGAAAGCTGCACTCGGCGCTGGAGCGGATGCTG GACCCGTCGTGGAACCACAGGGTCTATCGCCTGGCCGTCGCCAAGCTGAGCCCCCCCATCATCCCCTTCGTGCCCCTCCTCCTCAAAG aCATGACGTTCATCCACGAGGGCAATCGCACGCTGGCCGAGAACCTCATCAACTTTGAGAAGATG